In the Gossypium arboreum isolate Shixiya-1 chromosome 10, ASM2569848v2, whole genome shotgun sequence genome, one interval contains:
- the LOC108481236 gene encoding secreted RxLR effector protein 161-like, whose translation MEVNQNEHGIFISQQAFAQKVLSKFSMSKCKPVSTRVALREKLSSISEHDHVDEKEYRSLVGCLLYLTATRLDILYAVSHLSRFMHCCNVAHFKAAKRVLRYVKGTLDYVVNFERAEELKLVGYSDSDWAGSVDDMKSTSGYFFTLGSRVFSWSSKKQQTVAQSTIEAEYIAAATAVIKQFGLESC comes from the coding sequence ATGGAAGTTAATCAGAATGAGCATGGCATTTTCATAAGCCAGCAAGCATTTGCACAGAAAGTTCTAAGCAAATTCAGCATGTCAAAGTGCAAGCCTGTAAGCACTCGTGTTGCACTAAGAGAGAAACTCTCAAGCATCAGTGAGCATGATCATGTAGATGAAAAGGAGTATAGGAGTTTGGTTGGTTGCCTACTCTATTTGACAGCAACAAGGCTAGACATCTTGTATGCTGTTAGTCATCTATCGAGATTCATGCATTGTTGCAATGTAGCTCATTTTAAAGCTGCAAAAAGAGTCTTAAGGTATGTCAAAGGAACCTTAGACTATGTTGTGAATTTTGAGAGAGCAGAAGAACTAAAGCTGGTTGGTTATTCAGACAGTGATTGGGCTGGCTCAGTTGATGACATGAAGAGTACATCGGGATACTTCTTCACTCTAGGATCAAGAGTTTTTAGCTGGAGCTCAAAGAAACAACAGACAGTAGCTCAATCCACTATAGAGGCTGAGTATATTGCAGCTGCTACTGCTGTAATCAAGCAATTTGGCTTAGAAAGCTGTTGA